A single region of the Kwoniella botswanensis chromosome 1, complete sequence genome encodes:
- a CDS encoding translation elongation factor Tu has translation MMRNAIQSRLSSALRTTEVRAAVRPLAGPSVPLARTLVTKPLPTPRFRAVALCPRRLPTRGYAAEAGGKFSRKKPHFNIGTIGHVDHGKTTLTAAITKYLAEQGGGKFMDYSQIDKAPEEKARGITISTAHVEYETPNRHYAHIDCPGHADYIKNMITGAAQLDGAIIVVSATDGQMPQTREHLLLARQVGIKRLVVFINKVDQVDDPEMLELVEMEMRELLSEFGFEGEETPIVMGTALAALEGKDPERGANKIKELMEKADEWLELPARDLDKPFLMYVEDVFSISGRGTVVTGKVERGVITKGSEVEIVGMGAPLKTTLTGIEMFHKELERGEAGDNMGALLRGIKREQVRRGQVLVQPGSIKSVKKFKAQLYILTKEEGGRYTPFMANYRPQLFIRTTDVTVSLTFPDGTEGAHEKLVMPGDNVEMIGDLVHDIALEPGSRFTLREGGKTIGTGIVNEIYE, from the exons ATGATGCGAAACGCCATTCAAAGTCGACTCTCCTCCGCTCTTAGAACTACCGAAGTTCGAG CCGCTGTTCGACCTTTGGCTGGACCATCGGTTCCTCTCGCCCGAACTCTCGTTACCAAACCTCTCCCTACTCCACGATTCAGAGCTGTAGCTTTATGTCCTAGGAGATTACCTACCAGAGGTTACGCTGCTGAAGCTGGTGGTAAATTCAGTCGAAAGAAGCCCCatttcaa CATCGGTACAATCGGA CATGTCGATCATGGTAAAACCACTTTGACGGCCGCTATCACCAAATACCTCGCCGAGCAAGGTGGTGGTAAATTCATGGACTACTCTCAGATCGATAAAGCTCCAGAGGAAAAGGCTCGAGGTATCACCATCTCCACTGCT CACGTCGAATATGAAACTCCTAACCGACATTATGCCCACATCGATTGTCCTGGTCACGCCGATT ACATCAAGAACATGATTACTGGTGCTGCTCAGTTAGACGGAGCCATCATCGTCGTATCAGCTACCGATGGACAAATGCCTCAAACCAGGGAACACCTGTTGCTCGCTCGACAGGTCGGTATCAAGCGATTGGTGGTATTCATCAACAaagttgatcaagttgatgatCCTGAAATGTTGGAGTTGGTagagatggaaatgaggGAATTACTTTCAGAATTCGgatttgaaggtgaagaaacTCCGATCGTCATGGGTACCGCTTTGGCTGCTTTGGAAGGAAAAGACCCAGAGAGAGGTGCCAACAAGATTAAGGAGTTGATGGAGAAAGCGGATGAATGGTTGGAACTTCCCGCTC GTGATCTTGACAAACCGTTCTTGATGTACGTTGAAGATGTGTTCTCGATCTCCGGTCGAGGTACCGTCGTTACCGGAAAGGTAGAACGAGGTGTCATCACCAAGGGTTCGGAAGTTGAGATTGTTGGTATGGGTGCTCCACTCAAGACTACCCTTACTGGTatcg AAATGTTCCACAAGGAACTTGAACGAGGTGAAGCCGGTGATAACATGGGTGCTCTCTTGCGAGGTATCAAGAGAGAGCAAGTTCGAAGAGGTCAGGTCTTGGTACAACCTGGTTCTATCAAATCAGTCAAGAAATTCAAGGCTCAACTCTAT ATCCTcaccaaggaagaaggtggtcgATACACTCCATTCATGGCCAACTACCGACCCCAACTATTTATCCGAACTACCGATGTCACTGTTTCCCTCACTTTCCCAGACGGTACCGAAGGTGCTCATGAGAAATTAGTCATGCCAGGAGACAACGTGGAGATGATCGGTGATTTGGTACATGATATCGCTCTTGAACCAGGATCAAGATTCACActgagagaaggtggaaagaCAATCGGTACTGGTATTGTCAACGAAATTTACGAGTAA
- a CDS encoding NADH dehydrogenase [ubiquinone] iron-sulfur protein 7, mitochondrial translates to MATTLLPGLRNGVLAKASSSTLRPAFAIARPISNTAIALRPNTPTSSINTADSSPSTTTPATAIAQRGSNQLSLETPRNGAEYVLSTLDKVVNWARQGSMWPMTFGLACCAVEMMHMAAARYDQDRLGVVFRASPRQSDIMIVAGTLTNKMAPALRKVYDQMPEPRWVISMGSCANGGGYYHYSYSVVRGCDRIVPVDIYVPGCPPTAEALLYGMLQLQRKMRRNRQGVRWYRK, encoded by the exons ATGGCTACCACTCTCTTGCCAGGTCTACGAAACG GCGTCCTTGCCAaagcttcatcttcgaccCTCCGACCAGCATTCGCGATCG CTCGACCGATCTCGAACACTGCTATCGCTCTCCGACCTAATACCcccacatcatccatcaacacCGCCGActcatccccttccaccaccacacCTGCTACCGCCATAGCGCAGAGGGGAAGCAATCAGTTGAGTTTGGAAACTCCAAGGAATGGTGCCG AATATGTGCTTTCGACACTCGACAAAGTAGTTAACTGGGCTAGACAGGGATCGATGTGGCCAATGACTTTCGGTCTTGCATGTTGTGCCGTAGAAATgat GCACATGGCTGCTGCTCGATATGATCAAGATCGTTTAGGTGTGGTGTTCCGAGCTTCACCTCGTCAAAGTGATATCATGATTGTCGCCGGTACACTGACCAACAAGATGGCCCCAGCGTTGAGAAAGG TATACGACCAAATGCCTGAACCTCGATGGGTTATCTCGATGGGTTCATGTGCCAACGGTGGTGGTTATTACCACTACTCTTACTCTGTTGTCCGAGGGTGTGATCGAATTGTACCAGTAGATATCTACGTGCCAGGGTG CCCTCCTACTGCCGAGGCTCTCCTTTACGGAATGCTTCAGTTACaacgaaagatgagaaggaacagACAAGGTGTACGATGGTACCGAAAGTAG
- a CDS encoding exportin-T, with amino-acid sequence MASSSHLTDIPQAVRIAASIDPSVNAELKQQAIDYLTKVRQLSQETWQDCLALYLQGAGAAGPSNPGKDGKEKLETDLRMFCEQVVDTALTQR; translated from the exons ATGGCGTCTTCCTCTCACCTAACCGATATACCTCAAGCAGTACGAATCGCCGCCAGTATAGATCCCAGTGTGAATGCCGAACTGAAGCAGCAAGCTATAGATTATCTGACAAAGGTCAGACAGCTCTCACAGGAGACCTGGCAG GATTGCCTGGCACTCTATCTTcaaggtgcaggtgcagctggaccatccaaCCCAGgcaaagatggaaaggagAAATTGGAAACGGACTTGAGGATGTTCTGCGAGCAAGTGGTGGATACGGCTTTGAcccaaaggtga
- a CDS encoding homoserine O-acetyltransferase, translated as MPPRASLPRSIQLPSNKPTWKPPKPHLASYHPPSPSSSSASSTNHFIPPVSPQLPARRKPAFNPGGFGLQSSPKPAPAPGSWKGKEKAREAQLEEIRKRDEEIRRDEERLEGRESKKDGKEEAEACYVPPPATLHFHSTKNLPLLYSPHPLPPFQIAYETWGTLNSARDNAILLHTGLSASSHVASGGNDVSSSTSSKPGWWEDFVGPGKSIDTDKFFVICTNVLGGCFGSTGPSSPYPPGDGETRWATRFPMLSIHDMTRAQFDLLDHLGIEKLYASIGSSMGGMQSISMAYIAPERVGRVASISASGRSGLNGVGMRYAQRSVLMADPNWNRGFYYDGVPPHNGMKLARQIATITYRSGPEWEQRFGRQMLSEQEAALDSEGNPDVPRLSPDFLIETYLDHQGERFCLTYDANSMIYLSKAMDLFDMSSTALTSLAKKFNSAYPDSNPFPYPSDPVGISISSSKNTAQPASEQDREALEKETKKKLKRFIPTSKSPHLSELSQGLKRLKDIPALVLGVQSDVLFPVEQQRELADALKLTGNENVTYYELGGVWGHDTFLLDVQNVGGAIRGFLH; from the exons ATGCCACCCAGAGCGAGCTTACCTCGTTCAATCCAACTCCCTTCCAACAAACCAACATGGAAACCTCCTAAACCACATTTAGCATCCTATCATCCACCTTCgccctcatcttcttctgctagTAGTACGAACCATTTCATACCACCTGTTTCACCTCAATTACCAGCCAGGAGGAAACCAGCTTTCAACCCTGGTGGGTTCGGATTACAATCCTCGCCTAAGCCTGCTCCCGCTCCGGGCTCATGGAAGGGTAAAGAGAAAGCCAGGGAGGCACAGCTGGAAGAGATcaggaagagggatgaggagATCAGGAGAGACGAGGAGAGGCTGGAAGGCAGAgagagtaagaaggatggtaaagaggaagcggaagctTGCTATGTC CCACCACCCGCTACACTCCATTTTCACTCTACCAAAAACCTTCCACTCCTCTACTCTCCCCACCCCTTACCACCCTTTCAAATAGCCTACGAAACGTGGGGTACCCTCAATTCCGCTCGCGACAATGCGATCCTCCTTCATACGGGTCTATCAGCCTCTTCTCATGTTGCATCGGGTGGTAACGACGTATCTTCCTCGACCTCCTCAAAACCAGGTTGGTGGGAAGATTTCGTCGGTCCTGGAAAATCAATCGATACAGATAAATTCTTTGTCATCTGTACTAATGTCCTGGGAGGATGTTTCGGTTCGACTGGTCCATCAAGTCCTTATCCCCCAGGAGATGGTGAGACAAGATGGGCAACGAGATTCCCAATGTTATCTATCCATGATATGACAAGAGCACAATttgatcttctggatcaTTTGGGTATAGAAAAACTGTATGCTAGTATTGGATCTAGTATGGGTGGGATGCAGAGTATCTCCATGGCTTACATCGCTCCTGAGAGGGTAGGAAGGGTGGCTAGTATCTCTGCTAGTGGGAGATCGGGATTGAATGGAGTAGGAATGAGATATGCTCAAAGAAGTG TCCTTATGGCAGATCCGAATTGGAATAGAGGGTTTTACTATGATGGTGTACCTCCTCACAATGGGATGAAACTGGCAAGAC AAATTGCTACGATCACTTATCGATCTGGACCAGAATGGGAACAACGATTCGGACGTCAGATGCTCTCCGAGCAAGAAGCCGCGTTGGACTCAGAAGGAAATCCAGATGTACCTAGACTTAGTCCCGATTTCTTGATTGAGACGTATCTCgatcatcag GGCGAAAGATTCTGTCTCACATACGATGCCAACTCTATGATCTACCTATCCAAAGCGATGGATCTGTTCGACATGTCTTCAACAGCATTAACATCCCTAGCGAAGAAATTCAATTCTGCTTATCCCGATTCCAACCCTTTCCCTTACCCTTCCGATCCAGTCGGgatctcaatctcatcctcgAAAAACACCGCTCAACCTGCATCCGAGCAAGATAGAGAAGCGTTGGAGAAAGAaaccaagaagaaattgaaaagATTCATACCCACCTCCAAATCACCTCATTTATCAGAACTTTCACAAGGTCTCAAACGATTAAAGGATATACCAGCTTTGGTATTGGGTGTCCAAAGTGATGTTCTGTTCCCCGTCGAACAGCAAAGGGAACTTGCAGATGCGCTCAAGTTGACGGGAAATGAGAATGTGACGTACTACGAATTAGGTGGGGTATGGGGTCATGATACGTTCTTGTTGGATGTTCAGAATGTTGGTGGAGCTATTAGAGGATTCTTACATTGA